TTTGTTTATTTCTCAAGCAAAGACTGGTAATGGAGGGAAGTACCCAGGActtgggctgctaggtggtgcagtggatagaatgccaggcttggagtcaggaagacctgagttcaaatccagcctcagaaacttgctagctgtgttactctgggtaagtcacttcaccctgctggcatcagtttcctcatctgtaaaatgagctggagaaggaaatggcaaaccactagaggatctctgtcaagaaaacctcaaatggggtcacaaagagtcagacatgactaaatgacaacgacaaacccagggcttaagAATAGTGAgaagagtcaagaagatgtgggtCTGAGgcctggctcttccacttactgtgtgacttagAACAAGTCACATGTCCTCTCtggatctcactttcctcatccagTTAAAAAAATTGGGAGCTGGACTGGGTGACCTAGGAGGATGTTCAGTCAGAAGGTCCCGGAGGGCACTGCAACCATGGAATGCAGAAATGGTCTACTGAGCTGTGTCTGTTGGTGTCTTCATTTGCTGCAAGAGGGATCACCTTTAGCCCCCATCACATCCTGTCTGGAGCATTATAGCTAGTTTGAGGCTTGTTCAGAGGAGGACAGGCAGCACCATGAGGGGCCAGAAGTGGTACTGTAGAAATACCCCATGAAAAGAACTGGGGAGGTTTGCCCCGGTAAAGCAGAAGTGGGATCAGAGAGTAGAAGGTGCTCAGAGACAGACAGCAGCTCCACAGGACTTTGGTGGGTGTGTTAAAGGTGGCTGTGGCATGAAGGATCTCGGTTATGTCTGTGGGGAGCAATGCTGTGAATCTTCCATGTTGGCACCCAGGCAACATCTCCAAGGGCTAGCTTAGGAGGAGGGTGCACATTTACATTTGCAGCCCTTCCTGTGATGATATGCTGAGGTCCATTCTTGAGGTTCAGCATCAGACCTCCCTGTATTAGAAGGATGCAGCATTTTAGGGATGTGATGGTAGGGAGGGCAGTCCTAGGAGCAGGCACAGACATCCCCTGCCATGTTTCAGTCCTAGAAGTAGGCACAGACATTCCTGCCTGGTTTCAGTTCTAGGAGTGGGCATGGACACCCCCTGCCAGGTTTCAGTCCTAAGAGTGGGCATGGACATTTCTGCCTGGTTTCAGTCCCAGGAGCAGGCATGGGCATCCCCTGCCTGGTTTCAGACATCCCTGTCTCCTTTTGGTCCTTAGAGCATGCACACATATTCATTGCTACATGAACAGTGTTGGGCAGGAGTGCTTCCAAACCTAGCAGCCATGATGTTGAGGGGATATGAGACCATTCTCTATGAGGCCTGGCTTCagaaactggggatatttaagactgaagaaaagaagacttccTGAGGACATAATAACTGTCTTCTAGCATTGGAAAGGCCGTCGTGTAGAACAGATTTTAGATTTCTACGTGGCTCCAGAGGGCAAGAAGCAGGAGCAGGTGGTGGAAATTGTAGAGGCAGATTTCAACTTGATTTCTGGGAATAAACCAAACTAAACCTTCTAACGATGAGGACTATCCAGATGGGGAAGGGCCTGCTTTGCAGTTTCCAAGGATCCTAGATATATGCTGGAAGCACCTTAGAAGGTATCTAaaccaaatccctcattttccagatgagccTCAAAGACATGActtgacttccctaaggtcacacaggaacaGTGTCAGAGCCCTAAGGTCGCACAGTAGGTCAgcgacagagccaggattcacatccaggtcttctgacaaatgggatgttctttctactgttccACAAAGAGTCAGGTCGTGAGTTCCTCATCTCTCTGCCTTCAAGCAGAAACTGACTGGCCACTTGGAAGGATGTTGGAGAGACCATTCCAGCTCATGTATGGGCTGGACTTAGATCATCTGAGAGTCTTTGAAACACTGATGCTGAGGTCCACATAGAGGATCACCCACAAAGCTTGGAAACCAAGGGTCAGAGGGTGGTGACTGGTTCTGTGACGAAGAggtagacttgaacccaggttgacTGACTCCTCGCTATACCCAGGTCCAGTCTTCTCTACCCCAAGGGTGCATAGCCTGGGTCCATAAgacagatttcagggagtccatgaacttagatgggaaaaatcgcaactttatttttaatagctAGTAACAAAATTTAGCTTTTTTACTCaagtatgaatttaaaaaatattattctgagaatggctCCTGGCCTTCACTGGCCTGCCAGAAGGATCCATGACTCAAAAACCCTGCTCAACATGTTACTTTCTCAGTGCCTGTTATGGTGACTTTTGGAGCCTGCTTCCCAGTCTGCCTCTGTTCCTGTGCAAAAACAGGCTGGGTTGCTTGGGCAGGTTGAGATCCCTTTTTTCAGGCAGAGACTGGAGTTGCCCTGGAAGGGACTCCTGTGAGGAGGAAGAATGTGGGACTAGATCCCTGCTGAGgcactttctctttccttatagtctatgattctatggctcCTGCCCTCATCCCCTTGACGCGAGCAATGGCGTACCTGACAGCACTGTGGACATCCTTGTTCCGCAGACTGTAGATAAGTGGGTTAAGCAGTGGAGTGACCACTGTGTAGAAGACTGCTGTGAGCTTGTGGTGCCCAGCTGGGGTGAGTCCCTTGGGCCTCAGGTACATGGCCATCACAGTTCCATAGAAAAGGCCAACCACAGCCAAGTGGGCTCCACAGGTGGAGAGGGCCTTGCGGCGGCTCTGGGCAGAGGGGAGGCGCAGGGCAGTGGCCAAGATGAGACCATAGGAAGCCAGAATGCAGCCAAAGGGCCCCAGAAGGATGGGGACACCCATGGCAGAGACTAGAATCCGATTGGGGGTCGTGTCAGCACAGGCCACCCTCAGAACTGCTGGCAGTTCACAGAAGAAGTGGTCAATGGGTGGGCGCCCGATGCAGTAAGGCAGGCGTAGAGCAGCAGCTGCATTGGGCACAGAAAACAAGAAGCCCAGGGCCCAGGCACCACCTGCCAGACCCCCACAAAGACCTGGAGTCATGATAGCAGCATAGTGAAGGGGCCGGCAGACGGCTAGGCAGCGGTCAACAGCCATGGAGGCCAGGAGGAGGGCCTCGGTGCTGCCCAGAGAGAAGGCCACATAGAGCTGAATGCCACAGCGGGCAAAAGGAATTGACCGCCTCTGGACTAGCATGTGTGCCAGGGCCTGAGGCAGAATGGTGCTCACATAGGACACATCCAGCATAGCCAAGTGAGTCAGCAGGCGGTACATTGGCCGATGCAGCCGGCTGTCAAGGAGGATCAGGGACACCAGGAGGGCATTGCCCAGAAGAGTGGCCAGGTAGGAGGCCAGCACAGATGCAAAGAGGAGGGGCTGGAGGTCAGGGCGGGCTGAGAGGCCCAGGAAGAGAAATTCAGCCAGAGCTGTCTTATTCCCTTGGCCCATCCTGTGGAGAGTGGGATGAGGAGACAGTGGTGGAGGGGCGGTTAGAGTCAGCAGGTGGGAGGGAAGATCCAAGGTTGcatgctcttcctcttccttcccttttccttccctcctctctcctccccttttcttccctctcctcccctcccctccccttttcccttctctaattAGCTGCCACACCAACAAGAAAGTCCTTAGCCTAGTACTTACGGCCCTCTATAATCTGaatcccacctccctccccaatctTAGTTTAAAATATCCCCTTCAGACAGTCCTTCTTCCAGTTAACTTGACCTGCATTGCTTTTCCTCCTACCTGACCTTCTGTCTCCCTAGCATCAGGCCTTGACATAAGAGACCTGGAATCACATGATTCTAGGAAGGATGGAGAGTTGAAGAGAATAGGGCTGGAGAGGAAagcagagaaggaggagaagaagaggagggaggaggaataaaGAAGCCTGAGGAGAACAAAGGAGACAGGCAAACCAGGGGAAGgccttcttcatctctgtctcctaaAATCCCCAGCTTTTTCTCAAAGCCTTCCTGCACTAGGCATCCCCTGGTCCCCTCTAGTGTGGAACACACTTGGTACCTTGTATAGAATCTGTATTTAGTCACTTGTATATATAGATTGTGCTGCCCTCACACCCATAGGAACTCTATCCCTAGGGAATAAAAGAATTGGCAAATGTGGACTTCTGAGCTGCTGTCTATGGTCTTGGAAAGACCATGGAGAATGGGAGAGTGGCTGCAAGGCTGGAGAAGGCTAAACACTGTCTTCTTTTTCAAatgagggaataggatggagtcAGCAGATTCTAGGCTTGTGGGCTCAACTTTGATTTGTCGCAAAAGTTCTCAACTATAATTAAAGACATGGGAAGCGAACacctggaaaaggaagtgatgaTGACAGAAAATTGGCATGGGTGACTCAGCAGTTTGTGCCTGATTCGCCTTATTCTCTCTTGTGACAGGCCTGCTAGACAGAGCAAAGAAGTGGTACTGATATGGATTAACTTTGTTTTAGAAAACCATTTGGCCAAGACTCTCATACCTCTTTCATGGACAAAACAGAGAGATGTGAGCTAAATGTTAACACAGCTATGGATTCTGACATTTTCTAACTGACCAGGCCTAGTGTTATCACTAGTGATCTGATGTCAGCTTATGAGGATTGTAGAGGGGTGTTTCAGAAAGCTGTGCTTGACTTTCTTTGTTCAACATTTTAATAATGAGTTGGATCAAAGTGTATATGGCAGGCTTATGACACAAAATcgggttggatagaaaagaaggGATCcgaaaatttcttgaaagtttaAAATGTTGGGTTGAAACTGACAAGAAGAATTTTAATGGGAAACatgtaaaagtttaaaaaaaatcaactttggaAGCATATGATGGGAGAGGCACaactagaaaggaaaatatttttttctgaaaactcccTAGGGTATTTAGTGGACTACAAGATGAATATGTGATGACtatgggttgttgttgttgaatcttttttcagttgtgtccaactctccatgaccccacttggggttttcttgacaaagatgctggagtggtttgccctttctttctccagctaattttacagatgaggaaactgaggcagatgtggTTAAATGGTgacaccagggtcacacagtgaagaAATGTAGaggacagatttgagctcatgaagatgactcttcctgattccaagcctagtactctatccactgtgccacctaactgctcctggTGACCATGAGACATGCAGTCAAAAACAATATCTTAGACTGTATTGAGAGGAATATGCAAGACTAGTGagatgttgctgctgctgcttctggaccTTACCTGGATTAGTTCCcacctggagtattgtgttcagtttatGTGCCctgttttaggaaggatattgactaAGTGAAGAATGTGCAGAGGAGGGCATCTGGGGTGACTAAGGGTCTCAAGGTCATGATGTATGAGGATGAATCGAATGATTTGGGATGTTCAGCCTGGAGAAAaggagatttttctttcttgacagGGAGGAGGAATCATACAATATTTCCAAGCATTTATTTGAGTGACTGTTATGTGGAAGAGACTTTTCCTTAGCTTCACTAGGCAGAAGTTGGCATATGTTGTAACttggcaaatttaggcttaatataaggggataaagagagagagaaacctttTTAACAGCTGGAGCtctaaaaaaagtgaaatgggctttACATCTTACGCATTACACCCTTTGGTTGTAATGAGTTCCCTCTTACTGGAAGTCTTTGGCTAAAGACTTGGTGACCCTTTGTCCAATATATTTGCATGGGATTCATGTTTACAGGTATGGGCTGTACTAACTGGTCACTGACATGTCCCTTCtgattctgagattatctcctgTCCTTTAGTCTTTCCCTCTCCAGGCCATTGCTTTGCTATACTACCAAAGTCACCTTCCTAACGCACAGATCTAATTGGCATGgcccagtggaaagagtattgtctctaaaagtcttgagttcaaatctgcctttgacacttcttgtatgaccttggacaagtcacacacatagtaggcatttaataaattgtcttcacaaaagaatcaatctgggaggggccaaaacagaaacagttgccaTTTaaactcactctgagccatcacaACCCAAAGAATGAGCAAGTGAAGCTTGGCCAGGAACCTGTTATTATCCAATCAGTGAAAGccaaagtgatttgggtttaaaggcatagtcaagtagcacCATTTGAATTCTAATGGACTTTATCAAAGCCTAATTTTTCAGAGCTAtagttcaagaaatcaaaaataaaaactacatAAGATAAAGAAGTTAATCATCCcagatttttagaaaaaaagaataaattagtagggaaaaaatctagcccccaaaccccaagatGCCTTCAGAAGTGTAGCTCATCAAAATTTCTGGTAGAATGGAACTGAAAACCCTAGTGGGTGGACTTGAATAGCAATGAGAAGCCAACCAAACAATTCATGGGATGAGAACATCAGCAAACTATGGGAACAAAATCTAAGTGACACTATATCTCTAGGAATCACCAGTAGTCACCATGGGGCTCTTCATAGCAAGCACTCAGCTGAGTAGTCATGCCCAAGGAGGAGCAGGCATAGTGCCCCAGCTGTCAGTTGGAGTGAGTGAAGGATGGAAGTATGAAATCagtctagaaaggtaggtggATGCCAATTTGTGGCAACTTTCAGTGCCAGagtgaggagtttgtatttcatccaaGAAAAAATTGGGATAATGGATTTTGGGTCAGGGGAGTGTCATAGGTCAGACCTGTGTGTTAGCAAGGTACATTTCCTAGCTTATGGAAGACAGATTACAGAAGGGATTGAGTCAGGGAGATAAATCAGGAAGCTATCATAATGTTCCAGATGAGAGCTAATGAGGACCTGAAGTAAATGTGAATGGAGAGCAGAGGTTTGAAGTGAGATATACTTTGTAGATAAAATTGGCAAGACtctcatctcatttctcttccccccaATCTTCTCAAAATCCCCATAGATCCCAAATATACCATTTACTCTAACACATATACATGCTCTAGGCATATGATTTGCTTCTTTGAATAAAGCCCTTTAGGGTTTTTTTAGATGGCACAAATGTTATCTAGGAGAAGGCACACATCAGCTCCTTAGTGCCCAGTCATATCTTAGCATGGATTGATTTCTCAGCTTAGTGATCCATAGAACCATATAGCATGTCAGAGTTTTAAATCCACTTAGAACACGGAAGATGGGCTGTTAGAACAGAGGGGACCCTAAGAATATAATGCAGAAGGTCAGAGCTCTGAGAGCtctcagaacagagaatgtcagagctaggagtcacccttagaatgtagaatgtcagagcttggtgGGTTCTTAGAATGTGGCTTGTCTGAGATGGCAAAGGTCTTCATCTGGTGTAACTCCCTTTTTAAGAGTGGAAACAAGCCCAAAGAGATGGGAGTTGCCCAAGATCTATAAGGGAGCATTTGATTTCCCACTGAATCCCATGAAGTCTTGCGTCACTTTCCTCATTCCTCTTACTGGGTAAATTGGCCTCTACCTCACTCTTCTTGATTCTGTTAATCTGATCTCCCCTGGTAAATTGATAACCCTTTAGTATTCCACCCCTCACTAGATGGCCAGATTTCCTCTGTCACATACTATATGTTTCTTTGGTAGGCCATCTCTCATCCTGATGCTTCCTGATGGAATCATATTTGTAAATTTAGCAAGAGTTTACTAATTATAAAGAAAAGCCTGAAGTCTATAGCAAGTACCATTTTTGGCTCTTTTTGTTAGTAGCAAAATATCATAGACAGCCCATGTTTACGTGGCAGATAAATGACTGAACGAATTGTGCATGTGAACATGGTGAGATTCCATTGCATCTTCATAAATGGGAAAAAGTCAAGAACAAAGAGACATGAGAAATATTGTGTGAAGTGCTGGAGACACAGTGGTATGCAATGGAAAGGACCCTGCATTTCAAGTTTTAGGACACAGGCTTTAATTCTGGCTTTGCTGTTTACACCTATGGTAACTTGGACAACCATTTcatctccctgggcttcagtttccttatgtatgaAATGAtaggattaaatgaaatgatctctaatttctctttctttaatctgTACCCTCCCActcatccacccatctatccatccatccatccatccatccatctgtctctccatccatccaactGTCCAcgcatccatccacccatctgtccataagaatttgttaagtacctactgtgtgctaggtaatATGGTTCTCTCCAGCACAGTCTTTGAGAAGCCCAGCTTGCTTTCATGCCATGATGGAGCATCAGAGGGGACTTCAGTGGAGACAGAGACCATTTGATAAAAGGAATCTCTTCTTGGCAGTTACTAACCAGTGGCACAGGGGAAAGAGTACTCAATTTGGAAgtaagagatctgagttcaaatcccagcttcacTATTTTCTGtgtgaattatttcttttctttcatttgctcagtttctctgtctataAAAGAAGGGGCCTGAGCTCTGTGACCTGGCCTCTGTGTCCTTTCTAACTCTACATGTTATGAAATCAGAATCAGAATCTGATAACATTGCTCATTATCTGAGGATCTTCCACCACGGTCCCTGCTAAAGATGGCCTGGTCTCATCATTTTGGGTTGTCACCTAAGCTTGAGACAGATATCATGGATATACCTATCTTCTGTTCACCATTCAGGTAGTCTGACTTAACTGATAGATAGAGCTGCAATGAGAATTTTGACCTAGCCATTTCATCAGAGAACTCTGCCCTGGCCCTGCCTAGCTTGCCTATCCCCATGTGATCCCTCTCCAAATAGCTATGTCATAGTATACCCTCACCCCTAGCacccagagaggtgaaaaggCCTGAAAGAAAGCCGGCTGTTACCAATGGCTTTGGAAAAATTTGTAAACTTTAGATCTGAGTGTGGGATCTCCCTGCATCAAAGGAGAGCAAAAACCTATTTACAACTCTATAAATAAATCTCAGGGTATTTTCTAAGGCAAATGAgctatttgcccagagtcacccaactAATATGTGTccaaggtaggacttgaactcatttCTTACAGACCAAATTTATCACCCATTTACATTCAAGCTCAAAAAATTCTTTAGAAGCTCACATAGTGAATGAATGGCAAAGTAGGGACAAATGTCTGGGTGATGACAAGAGTCCACCCCTCTCAGTACCCCCTCTTCCAACCCACTTCTAAGTTTAAGGATGGTTCCGTTACCTTTCTCTAGATTAGAAtggaggcagtggatagagaaaaTGATGGGACAATGAATATTAAGCTATGAAGGGTGGGGTATGTGTGGGATTGGAGATGAAACTTGGGTGAAGACACTGTGGCTTTGCCCTAGGGTGAAAGCTTTAGAGTGTGCATAGTACAGTAGAAGGGcaatccttctccctccctctcagctCCAGGCTCCCCCAGGCCCCAAGCAGAAGCTTTAATCTGGGGGTATACTTTTATCTCCATGGACATggcacccctccccccttctaCTCTCTTGTCACCAACAGTGACCGGTTTTCCAGCGAAAGAGAAATCTTGAAGTGTCCCAGAGCacacttcttcccttctttggatGCAACTTCTCTGATTATCTCTGGAATAAGAGTTCCTacatcttctctcctccttccttcctcttagaGCATCATAGGAGCCATTAAGATTATCTAATATAGTTCCCGAGTTTTATACGGCAGGGTGGAGGAAGTCACTCATCCAAGGTTACCTGAGTAGCTAGGGGAAGGGGCAAGGCTTAAACCTGagtcttccagctccaaatatgAGGCTCTTTCCCAGCCCCATGCTCTATCTCTTTACTCCTTTCTTTCTCAGGTATTTGAAGGTTCTGGTATAATAGATGCTCTTTGATACCTGTCCTTCTCTTTGCTTCTATTCCCATTAAAATATCCTGTTGTGGATTCAATCCGATTTAGCCCTAGCTCCCTGCTCAGTCCCAGTGAACTCATTGTATCTGCTCACCCTGCTTGGTGGGGGAGAGGATTAATGACCACTCATGGTTAGTGGAGACCTAATGAATGGTCCTCCTCAGTAGGGCGTAAGTGGGCCTGGGTGATCACTGGGAGCTTTTTCAGCTCAATGTTCTAAGCTATGGTCTGTGTTCCAAGACAGCTTCCAGCTGGAAACCTCTGTGTTCTTTATTCTAAGGTTTCTCCTAGCTCTTCCATGCTGTGTTTATATCCATCAATAGCATCCACATCTCGGCAGAAGTGGCCCTACTAGATTTGTTTCTTTGCACCCCAAGGTGGACTTACCTCCTCCTGATGCCCTTAAGGGTCAGACCTCAGTTTTTCTTTAGCCAACAGTGTTAACTGCTTAACTCCCAGCTCAGCATCCTGTGGCCAGCACATCAGCTTGTTATATGCCTGGACTCCAAGCATGTGAGCGGCCAGGGTAGATAAAGAAGAGTAATGCTCAGTGCCAGGGAAAGGAGAGACAAAGGGATGGTTCAGGTTCCCTTGGAAGAACCCAAGAAGGTGGCAGTACATCTTCTCTTTCCCACTGTCACTTGGTTGTACCAGGCCAGAGGATGTTGCTGTCACCGTCACCTTCCTTGGGGACTTCCTTGGAGACTCTGCTAATGAAGCTGGGAAAGTGGGACCCGTGCCCTGGAGCTGTTCCACCTTGGCCCCAATCCATGTCCTCTCTGGGGATGGGAAGTGAGAAGGTGGTCAATGGTAGAGTTTTATCACATCAGTCTAAACCATAGGATTTCTTCAAGGTTCTCAGGCACTGAAGAGTGTATATCAACATTTATTCAATCTACATATAATTCATTGCATTAGCATCTATtagcaaggcactgtactaggaaATAGGGAAAGCACAAAAGTATGATATCTCTCTTAGGGAGGTCAGAATTTGGTATATAGGTATTGAAAAAGTCAATAATACAAGGTAGCATTGTATAGCAAAGAAGCATTGTGGCAACTCAGATGATTGGTATCAACAGTTACTGTCATGGGTGTGTAGAGGAGGGTCAGATCCAGGAAGGCATGTCTAATATGAAAAGATAATGTAGGGTAGTTATCCAATGTCAGCTCAGGAATTCAGTCAAGAAGATCACATCTATGATATTGTGCTCATTTCAGAGGGAAGCACAGTCTAACAAGGACATACTTGACCAAAAAATGATGTGTCCAGATAAGGGGCTGGGAATCAAGCTGATAAAAGGACTAGAAACTAAGCTTTATGAGAATCAGGTGAAAGAAATATAGATGTTTaagccagagaagagaagatacaGGATAGACATGGGAGATATCTTTGAATAGCTGAAAGATTTCATGTAGATGAAGAGTGGTTATACTTTTTTGACTTGCCCCAGAAGGTTGCAGAGAGATTACAGAAGGAAAGAGCTGGGCTCAGCAGAAGGAAAAGCTTCTGAA
This Trichosurus vulpecula isolate mTriVul1 chromosome 2, mTriVul1.pri, whole genome shotgun sequence DNA region includes the following protein-coding sequences:
- the LOC118836389 gene encoding olfactory receptor 2G3-like; its protein translation is MGQGNKTALAEFLFLGLSARPDLQPLLFASVLASYLATLLGNALLVSLILLDSRLHRPMYRLLTHLAMLDVSYVSTILPQALAHMLVQRRSIPFARCGIQLYVAFSLGSTEALLLASMAVDRCLAVCRPLHYAAIMTPGLCGGLAGGAWALGFLFSVPNAAAALRLPYCIGRPPIDHFFCELPAVLRVACADTTPNRILVSAMGVPILLGPFGCILASYGLILATALRLPSAQSRRKALSTCGAHLAVVGLFYGTVMAMYLRPKGLTPAGHHKLTAVFYTVVTPLLNPLIYSLRNKDVHSAVRYAIARVKGMRAGAIES